One Rossellomorea aquimaris DNA window includes the following coding sequences:
- the mntR gene encoding transcriptional regulator MntR: MPTPSMEDYIEQIYMLIENKGYARVSDIAEALSVHPSSVTKMVQKLDKDDYLIYEKYRGLVLTPKGNKVGKRLVYRHELLEQFLRVIGVKEEHIYEDVEGIEHHLSWDSIDRIGDLVQFFDEEKDRVEELRTIQNRSE, encoded by the coding sequence ATGCCTACACCAAGTATGGAAGATTATATAGAACAGATTTATATGTTAATTGAGAACAAAGGTTATGCAAGAGTATCAGATATAGCAGAAGCTTTATCTGTTCACCCCTCCTCAGTTACCAAAATGGTGCAGAAGTTAGATAAGGACGATTATCTCATTTACGAGAAATATCGCGGGCTTGTTCTGACTCCAAAAGGAAACAAAGTAGGAAAGCGTTTAGTATATAGACATGAACTGTTAGAACAATTCCTTCGTGTAATTGGAGTGAAAGAAGAGCATATTTATGAAGACGTGGAAGGAATCGAACACCACCTAAGCTGGGATTCCATTGATCGTATTGGAGATCTCGTGCAATTCTTCGATGAAGAGAAGGACCGGGTAGAAGAACTTCGAACCATTCAAAATCGTAGTGAATAA
- a CDS encoding metal ABC transporter permease: MSYELWILLTGSLVGLSCGIVGCFLILRKMSMLADAISHTVLLGLVMAFIVSQSMNGFYMLIGAAVAGLLTTFMVQLLNSSGIQEDAAIGVVFTSLFAVGVILISLFAKNVHLDVEHALMGEIAFVPWNTLSLPILGDIPKSVVMLGSVLLLDILIIFLLFKEFKLTSFDPSMAAAIGIPVLAVHYILMGLVSVTTVSAFDSVGAILVVAMLIAPGATAYLLTDRYKVMLLLSGVIGVLDSIIGYYGAKMFDVSISGAMAVAAGLVFFIVWMLSPKYGLISRFLNQRLTEE, from the coding sequence ATGAGTTATGAATTATGGATTCTTCTGACTGGTAGTTTGGTAGGTTTATCCTGTGGCATCGTAGGATGTTTCTTAATCCTGAGAAAGATGTCGATGTTAGCAGATGCAATCAGTCATACCGTGCTCCTTGGATTGGTTATGGCTTTCATTGTCAGCCAAAGTATGAATGGATTTTATATGTTGATCGGTGCAGCAGTGGCTGGATTGTTGACTACCTTTATGGTTCAGTTATTGAATTCCAGCGGGATCCAGGAAGATGCTGCAATAGGAGTAGTATTTACTTCCCTGTTTGCTGTAGGGGTCATCCTCATTTCATTGTTTGCTAAGAATGTTCATTTGGATGTGGAGCATGCCTTAATGGGTGAAATTGCATTCGTCCCTTGGAATACCTTGTCATTGCCGATACTTGGGGACATTCCTAAATCAGTTGTGATGCTGGGATCTGTATTGCTATTGGATATCCTTATCATTTTCCTTCTGTTCAAAGAGTTTAAATTAACCTCTTTTGATCCAAGTATGGCAGCAGCAATCGGTATTCCTGTACTTGCGGTTCATTATATCTTAATGGGTCTGGTATCCGTTACGACTGTATCCGCATTCGATAGCGTTGGTGCGATCCTCGTGGTAGCGATGCTCATTGCCCCTGGTGCTACAGCATATTTACTTACTGACCGATATAAAGTGATGCTTCTATTAAGCGGGGTCATTGGAGTCTTGGATAGCATCATCGGATACTACGGGGCAAAGATGTTCGATGTGTCCATTTCCGGTGCAATGGCAGTGGCCGCCGGACTTGTTTTCTTCATAGTATGGATGTTATCACCGAAATACGGGTTGATATCCAGGTTCTTAAATCAGCGATTGACAGAGGAGTAA